In Desulfobulbus oralis, one DNA window encodes the following:
- a CDS encoding sulfite exporter TauE/SafE family protein — translation MLLVFLTYLAVGLIAGVLAGLLGVGGGIVIVPMLEFCFTRQGIDNGVLMHMALGTSLASIMFTSVSSFMAHHRRGAVDWSIVRRITVGILVGTFLGTFVAARMSTTFLKVFFCIFLYVVATQMLLGKKPRASRELPGPSGMLGMGGLIGVVSSFVGIGGGTLSVPFMLFCNVEAHRAVGTSAAIGLPIALAGALGYLFNGWSAAARPEWSLGYIYLPALLGIVAASVCTAPLGARIAHALPVARLKRVFALFLYVVATRMLWKLVAG, via the coding sequence ATGTTGCTTGTTTTTCTCACCTATCTGGCAGTGGGCCTGATTGCCGGGGTGCTGGCCGGGCTTTTGGGCGTGGGCGGCGGCATTGTCATTGTGCCCATGCTGGAGTTCTGCTTTACCCGGCAGGGCATTGACAACGGCGTGCTCATGCACATGGCGCTGGGCACCTCGCTGGCCAGCATCATGTTCACCTCGGTTTCGAGCTTCATGGCGCATCACCGCCGCGGCGCGGTGGACTGGAGCATCGTCAGGCGCATCACCGTGGGCATTCTCGTGGGCACCTTTCTGGGCACCTTTGTCGCTGCCAGAATGTCCACCACCTTTCTCAAGGTCTTCTTCTGCATTTTCCTGTACGTGGTCGCCACCCAGATGCTTTTGGGCAAAAAGCCCAGGGCCAGCCGCGAGCTGCCGGGCCCGTCCGGCATGTTGGGCATGGGCGGCCTGATCGGCGTGGTCTCCAGCTTCGTCGGCATTGGCGGCGGCACGCTTTCCGTGCCCTTCATGCTCTTCTGCAATGTGGAGGCCCACCGGGCGGTTGGCACCTCGGCGGCCATCGGCCTGCCGATTGCCCTGGCCGGCGCTCTGGGCTATCTGTTCAACGGCTGGAGTGCCGCGGCCCGGCCCGAATGGAGCCTGGGCTACATCTATCTGCCCGCGCTTTTGGGCATCGTGGCGGCGAGTGTGTGCACCGCTCCTCTGGGTGCCAGGATCGCCCACGCCCTGCCGGTGGCCAGACTCAAGCGGGTCTTCGCGCTCTTTCTCTACGTGGTCGCCACCCGCATGCTGTGGAAACTCGTGGCGGGCTGA
- a CDS encoding CDP-alcohol phosphatidyltransferase family protein, whose translation MSIYKLKPAFQWLLRPQVKRLAQRGVTPNQITCFALAGSAAVGMVLCLFPWHGLFVLLPVWFFLRMALNAMDGMMAREYGQQTVFGCYLNELADIVADAFLYLPFAQLPEFWPPSVLLFIFLAALAETAGILGALAGASRRYDGPLGKSDRAALLGLLALVLVFVPRSGLYALVFPVLDTLLCLTICNRIRHGMKEAAAKRNP comes from the coding sequence GTGAGTATCTACAAATTGAAACCTGCTTTCCAGTGGCTGTTGCGGCCCCAGGTGAAACGGCTGGCGCAACGGGGCGTGACGCCCAATCAGATCACCTGTTTCGCCCTGGCCGGCTCCGCCGCGGTGGGCATGGTGCTCTGCCTGTTCCCCTGGCACGGGCTTTTTGTCCTCCTGCCTGTCTGGTTCTTTCTCCGGATGGCCCTGAACGCCATGGACGGCATGATGGCCCGTGAATACGGACAGCAGACCGTGTTCGGCTGCTATCTGAACGAGCTGGCCGACATTGTCGCCGATGCCTTCCTGTACCTGCCCTTCGCGCAGTTGCCGGAGTTCTGGCCGCCCTCCGTGCTGCTCTTCATTTTTCTGGCCGCGCTTGCCGAAACAGCGGGCATTCTCGGCGCCCTGGCCGGCGCGTCACGCCGCTACGACGGCCCCCTGGGCAAGAGCGACCGGGCAGCCCTGCTGGGGCTGCTGGCCCTGGTGCTGGTCTTTGTGCCCCGGTCCGGCCTGTATGCGCTGGTTTTTCCGGTGCTGGATACCCTGCTGTGTCTCACCATCTGCAACCGTATCCGGCACGGCATGAAAGAGGCGGCTGCAAAGCGGAACCCATAA
- a CDS encoding bifunctional alpha/beta hydrolase/class I SAM-dependent methyltransferase produces MRHCQEKFFTTHDGCQFFYRYWPALAGRPRGAVVLMHRGHEHSGRIAHLAEELNLPDFAIFAWDQRGLGRTRASSGPALSMNVSIRDTDSFHGHLRDVYGFAHNQTVVLAQSMAAVIASAWVLDYAPDLRCLILASPAFSVRLYVPFALPLMRLWRRLRGEFFVNSYVKARLLTHDPERRRSFAADPLIQRPIAATALLELAEMGQRVVDNAPAVISPTLLLVSGRDAVVRHEAQHRFYERLGAADKARIYVPGAFHDTLGERDRADSVAACRDFIVRCFAGPTARPCLLDADRHGFSRRVQDQISRPLAACSLRGMYWQLQRLLIRIGAHFSEGLRIGRETGFDSGGTLDYVYRNQPAGTNAFGLFVDRLYLDAIGWRGIRQRKAHLEELLQKALALVQEQGMPLTVIDVAAGHGRYVLDALKAASVAPQDVLLRDFSEDNVAAGQALIRERGLEDTVHFEKGDAFDRGALANLTPKRSIGIVSGLFELFPENAPLRAALEGLAGALAGGAYLLLTNQPTHPQQEYIARVLQSHLAGRPWVMRCRSQAEMDQLLEVSGFEPICRLVDQWGIFSVTLARRRDLPA; encoded by the coding sequence ATGCGTCACTGCCAGGAGAAATTTTTTACCACCCATGATGGCTGCCAGTTCTTCTACCGCTACTGGCCGGCGCTTGCCGGGAGGCCCAGGGGGGCGGTGGTGCTCATGCACCGCGGTCACGAGCATTCGGGCCGCATTGCCCATTTGGCGGAGGAGCTGAATCTGCCGGATTTCGCCATATTCGCCTGGGACCAGCGTGGCCTGGGCCGCACCCGGGCTTCAAGCGGGCCGGCCCTGTCCATGAATGTCAGCATCCGCGATACCGACAGCTTTCATGGGCACCTGCGGGACGTCTATGGCTTTGCCCATAACCAGACAGTGGTGCTCGCCCAGAGCATGGCCGCGGTGATTGCCAGTGCCTGGGTGCTGGACTATGCGCCGGATTTGCGCTGTCTCATCCTGGCCTCGCCCGCCTTCAGCGTAAGACTGTACGTGCCCTTCGCCCTGCCGCTCATGCGCCTTTGGCGCAGGCTGCGCGGCGAATTTTTCGTGAACAGCTATGTCAAGGCCCGCCTGTTGACGCACGATCCGGAGCGCCGGCGCAGTTTTGCCGCCGATCCCCTCATCCAACGCCCCATTGCGGCCACGGCCCTGCTGGAGCTGGCGGAGATGGGGCAGCGGGTGGTGGACAATGCGCCGGCTGTCATCAGCCCCACTCTGCTGCTTGTTTCCGGGCGGGATGCCGTGGTGCGGCACGAAGCGCAGCATCGTTTCTATGAACGGCTCGGGGCAGCCGACAAGGCGCGGATTTATGTGCCAGGAGCCTTTCACGACACGCTGGGCGAGCGGGACCGGGCGGACTCTGTCGCCGCCTGCCGCGACTTCATTGTGCGCTGCTTTGCCGGCCCGACTGCACGCCCCTGTCTCCTGGATGCGGATCGGCACGGATTCAGCCGCAGGGTGCAGGACCAGATTTCCAGGCCTTTGGCAGCCTGCTCGCTGCGCGGCATGTACTGGCAGTTGCAACGGCTGCTGATCCGCATTGGCGCCCACTTTTCCGAGGGCTTGCGCATCGGGCGGGAGACCGGTTTCGATTCGGGCGGCACCCTCGATTATGTGTACCGAAACCAGCCTGCCGGCACCAATGCCTTCGGGCTTTTTGTCGATCGGCTCTACCTCGACGCCATCGGCTGGCGGGGTATCCGGCAGCGTAAGGCCCACCTGGAGGAGCTGCTGCAAAAGGCCCTTGCTCTGGTGCAGGAACAGGGCATGCCCTTGACCGTCATCGATGTGGCGGCCGGTCATGGCCGGTACGTGCTGGACGCCCTGAAGGCCGCTTCCGTGGCGCCCCAGGACGTCCTGCTGCGCGATTTCAGCGAAGACAATGTGGCGGCCGGTCAGGCGCTCATACGTGAGCGCGGGCTGGAAGACACGGTGCATTTTGAAAAGGGCGATGCCTTTGACCGGGGCGCGCTGGCCAATCTGACGCCCAAGCGTTCCATTGGCATTGTCTCCGGTCTCTTTGAACTTTTCCCGGAAAATGCGCCGCTGCGCGCCGCTCTGGAGGGCCTGGCCGGAGCCCTGGCCGGGGGCGCCTATCTTTTGCTGACCAACCAGCCCACGCACCCCCAGCAGGAATATATCGCCCGGGTTTTACAGAGCCATCTGGCGGGCCGCCCCTGGGTCATGCGCTGCCGTTCCCAGGCGGAAATGGATCAACTGCTGGAGGTGAGCGGTTTTGAGCCCATCTGCCGTCTTGTGGACCAGTGGGGCATCTTCTCCGTAACGCTCGCACGCCGCAGGGATCTGCCTGCTTAA
- a CDS encoding cation:proton antiporter, with the protein MGIAADIVVLILTAFFCGLIMQRLKQPLILGYILAGIIVGPYTGGFTVSDIKDIRLLADIGVDLLLFALGLEFSYKTLLPVRLVAFVGTPLQIALTIALGSGIGKLLGWSTVASVWFGAMISLSSTMVLLKTLMNQGWMGTLSSKVMIGMLIVQDLAVVPMMILLPLLNDISDPAAWLPALGMALGKAALFLACMYFVGAKLLPVLLKRIAALGSRELFLLSVIAIGLGIGYATYLFGLSFAFGSFIAGMVLTESDYGHQALADVIPLRDLFALLFFASVGMMLDPKFLLAHLKEVLLLVLLVTVGKAFIFSVIVRIFHYGNVIPIAVGLGLFQIGEFTFVLAGVGLKNHAITEEIYSLVLTTAVVTMLITPLLSNQTSRLYALKKRYRKGEALQTINFTSDEIGNHVLIAGGGRVGMQMARIFHRLNIAFVIIELDQRRVEMAKQAGFNVIFGDTSQALVLEAANAAGAVLLVVTVPGIVVSQATIGAVRRMNPQIRVVARLSDTEFLKDFAQQKVNNLVYPEFEAGLEMTRQALLQLGLPVQEVHQYTEPLRQEFFRQGDRGDRLIQEYRTLAQLRTAEQSFDLEWQPLRQGSELAGQTLAEAQIRARTGVSVVGVLRGGRMASNPGPDFRLQAGDMVAVIGSSQARADFAGLIAQQAEMEEEREDQQTAAEAGA; encoded by the coding sequence ATGGGTATTGCCGCTGACATCGTTGTGTTGATTCTCACCGCCTTTTTCTGCGGACTCATCATGCAGCGGCTGAAGCAGCCGCTCATTCTGGGCTATATCCTGGCCGGCATTATCGTAGGCCCGTACACCGGCGGCTTTACGGTCAGCGACATCAAGGACATCCGGCTCCTGGCCGACATAGGCGTGGACCTTTTGCTGTTCGCGCTGGGTCTCGAGTTTTCCTACAAGACGCTCCTGCCGGTCAGGCTGGTGGCCTTTGTGGGCACGCCGCTGCAAATCGCGCTGACGATCGCCCTGGGCTCCGGCATCGGCAAGCTGTTGGGCTGGAGCACGGTGGCCTCGGTGTGGTTCGGGGCCATGATTTCGCTCTCCAGCACCATGGTGCTCCTGAAAACCCTGATGAATCAGGGCTGGATGGGCACCCTTTCCAGCAAAGTCATGATCGGCATGCTCATCGTCCAGGATCTGGCCGTGGTGCCCATGATGATCCTCCTGCCACTCCTGAACGACATCAGCGACCCGGCGGCCTGGCTGCCCGCGCTGGGCATGGCCCTGGGCAAAGCCGCCCTCTTTCTGGCCTGCATGTACTTTGTGGGCGCCAAGCTGCTGCCGGTGCTCCTCAAGCGGATCGCGGCGCTGGGCTCCCGCGAACTCTTTCTGCTCTCCGTGATTGCCATCGGCCTGGGCATCGGCTATGCAACCTACCTGTTCGGCCTCAGCTTTGCCTTCGGTTCCTTTATCGCGGGCATGGTGCTCACCGAATCCGACTACGGCCATCAGGCCCTTGCGGACGTCATCCCCCTGCGCGACCTGTTTGCCCTGCTCTTTTTCGCCTCGGTCGGCATGATGCTGGACCCGAAATTCTTACTCGCGCATCTGAAGGAGGTACTGCTCCTGGTGCTGTTGGTCACTGTGGGCAAGGCGTTCATCTTTTCCGTCATTGTGCGCATTTTTCATTACGGCAATGTCATTCCGATCGCCGTGGGACTGGGCCTCTTCCAGATCGGTGAATTTACCTTTGTCCTCGCGGGCGTTGGTCTCAAGAACCATGCCATCACCGAGGAGATCTACAGTCTGGTGCTGACCACCGCGGTGGTGACCATGCTGATTACGCCCTTGCTCTCCAACCAGACGAGCCGTCTCTACGCCCTCAAAAAGCGCTACAGGAAAGGCGAGGCGCTCCAGACCATCAACTTTACCAGCGACGAAATCGGCAATCATGTGCTGATTGCCGGCGGGGGCCGTGTGGGCATGCAGATGGCCCGCATCTTCCACAGACTCAATATTGCCTTTGTCATCATCGAGCTGGACCAGCGCCGGGTGGAAATGGCCAAGCAGGCAGGCTTCAACGTGATTTTCGGCGACACCAGTCAGGCTCTGGTGCTAGAGGCGGCGAACGCGGCCGGGGCGGTCCTGCTCGTGGTCACCGTTCCGGGCATTGTGGTGTCCCAGGCCACCATCGGCGCCGTGCGCCGCATGAATCCGCAGATCCGGGTGGTGGCGCGGCTCTCGGATACCGAGTTCCTCAAGGACTTTGCGCAGCAAAAGGTGAACAATCTGGTCTACCCGGAGTTTGAAGCAGGCCTGGAAATGACCCGCCAGGCGCTTTTGCAGTTGGGTCTGCCCGTGCAGGAGGTGCATCAGTACACCGAACCGCTCCGGCAGGAATTCTTCCGGCAGGGCGATCGGGGCGACCGCCTGATTCAGGAATACAGGACCCTGGCCCAACTGCGCACGGCCGAGCAGAGCTTTGATCTGGAATGGCAACCGCTGCGGCAGGGCAGCGAACTGGCCGGGCAGACCCTGGCCGAGGCCCAGATCCGCGCCCGTACCGGCGTTTCGGTGGTGGGTGTCTTGCGCGGAGGCCGCATGGCCAGCAATCCCGGCCCGGATTTCCGCCTGCAGGCGGGCGACATGGTGGCGGTGATCGGCTCCAGTCAGGCCCGGGCCGACTTTGCCGGCCTGATCGCGCAGCAGGCGGAGATGGAGGAGGAAAGGGAAGATCAGCAAACAGCGGCAGAAGCCGGCGCCTGA
- the ilvC gene encoding ketol-acid reductoisomerase, with protein MGQNYFNTLPLRLQLEQLGQCRFMHADEFDGVGKLQGKKIVIVGCGAQGLHQGLNLRDSGLDVAYALREEAIKTKRQSWKNATDNGFRVGTYEEMIPTADLIVNLTPDKQHSKIVAAIMPLIKKGACLAYSHGFNIVEEGMAIRPDITVIMVAPKGPGTEVREEYKRGFGVPSLIAVHRENDPNGEGMDLAKAYACGLGADKAGVLESSFVAEVKSDLMGEQTILCGLLQAASLLCYDKMVQEGVEEGYASQLVQKGWEVISEALKHGGITNMMDRLANPAKIMAFDLAEQIRDILTPLFEKHMDDIMSGKFSSTMMADWKNGDRDLLAWRAETQATAFEKASSADEDISEQEYFDNGILMVAFIKAGVELAFDTMVAAGIKMESAYYESLHEVPLIANLIARKKLYEMNVVISDTAEYGCYLFARAAVPMLHEFMVGLDTQAIGEGLDSDDNGVDNLELIAVNEAIRSSDVEYIGAELRMHMSAMKPIL; from the coding sequence ATGGGACAGAACTATTTCAACACCCTGCCGCTGCGTCTGCAACTGGAACAACTGGGCCAGTGCCGTTTCATGCATGCCGATGAGTTTGACGGCGTGGGCAAACTGCAGGGCAAAAAGATCGTTATCGTCGGCTGCGGCGCCCAGGGTCTGCATCAGGGGCTTAACCTGCGCGACTCCGGTCTGGATGTTGCCTATGCCCTGAGAGAAGAGGCCATCAAAACCAAGCGCCAGTCCTGGAAAAACGCGACGGACAACGGCTTCAGGGTCGGCACCTATGAGGAAATGATTCCGACCGCCGATCTGATCGTCAACCTGACTCCGGACAAGCAGCACTCCAAGATTGTTGCCGCCATCATGCCGCTCATCAAAAAAGGCGCCTGCCTGGCCTATTCCCACGGCTTCAACATCGTTGAGGAAGGCATGGCAATCCGGCCGGACATCACGGTCATCATGGTGGCGCCCAAAGGGCCGGGCACCGAGGTGCGGGAGGAGTACAAGCGCGGCTTTGGCGTGCCCTCCCTGATCGCCGTACACCGCGAGAACGACCCGAACGGCGAGGGCATGGATCTTGCCAAGGCCTATGCCTGCGGTCTGGGTGCGGACAAGGCGGGGGTGCTGGAATCCTCTTTCGTGGCCGAGGTCAAAAGCGATCTCATGGGCGAGCAGACCATTCTCTGCGGCCTGCTGCAGGCCGCTTCCCTGCTCTGCTACGACAAAATGGTGCAGGAAGGTGTCGAGGAGGGCTATGCCTCCCAGCTCGTACAGAAGGGCTGGGAAGTGATCTCCGAGGCCCTGAAGCACGGCGGCATCACCAACATGATGGACCGTCTTGCCAATCCGGCCAAGATCATGGCTTTCGATCTGGCGGAGCAGATTCGGGACATCCTCACCCCGCTTTTCGAAAAGCACATGGACGACATCATGTCCGGCAAGTTCTCCAGCACCATGATGGCGGACTGGAAAAACGGCGACAGGGACCTGCTCGCCTGGCGGGCCGAGACCCAGGCCACGGCCTTTGAAAAGGCGAGCTCTGCCGATGAGGACATCTCCGAGCAGGAATACTTTGACAACGGCATCCTGATGGTGGCCTTCATCAAGGCCGGCGTGGAGCTGGCCTTTGACACCATGGTGGCCGCCGGCATCAAGATGGAATCCGCCTACTACGAGAGCCTGCACGAGGTGCCGCTCATCGCCAATCTGATCGCCCGCAAGAAGCTCTACGAGATGAACGTCGTCATCTCCGACACGGCCGAATACGGTTGCTATCTCTTTGCCCGGGCTGCCGTGCCCATGCTGCACGAGTTCATGGTCGGCCTTGACACCCAGGCCATCGGAGAAGGGCTGGACAGCGATGACAACGGCGTGGACAATCTGGAACTGATTGCGGTCAACGAGGCCATCCGCAGCAGCGATGTCGAGTATATCGGCGCGGAACTGCGCATGCACATGAGTGCCATGAAGCCGATTCTGTAA
- a CDS encoding lysophospholipid acyltransferase family protein produces the protein MRSRSWYTPPRIFLASLLRLLTGVRCLCRCPPGGRQSIYYANHTSHLDALVIWACLPDAIRRRTRPVAAGDYWSGGLRGFFANNIFDTVLVDRGGRFDKGRLAQALAPVHAALDQGDSLILFPEGTRSMQDDGHLLPFKSGLFRLARAYPDVALVPVWLENLNRMLPKGGGAWLPVPLLCSLIMGEPLHAVQADEDRRVFLARAEAALLALAPPHPDER, from the coding sequence ATGCGCAGCAGAAGCTGGTACACACCGCCCAGAATTTTTCTGGCCTCGCTGCTCCGTCTCCTGACCGGGGTCCGCTGCCTCTGCCGCTGTCCGCCCGGGGGACGGCAGAGCATTTACTACGCCAATCACACCAGTCATCTGGACGCACTCGTGATCTGGGCCTGTCTGCCCGATGCCATCCGGCGCCGCACCCGGCCCGTGGCCGCCGGTGACTACTGGAGCGGGGGCCTGCGCGGCTTTTTCGCCAACAACATTTTTGACACTGTCCTGGTCGATCGGGGCGGCCGCTTTGACAAAGGCAGGCTCGCCCAGGCGCTCGCACCCGTTCATGCGGCCCTGGATCAGGGCGACAGCCTGATTCTTTTTCCGGAAGGCACCCGCAGCATGCAGGATGATGGTCACCTGCTGCCCTTCAAAAGCGGGCTTTTTCGCCTGGCCCGGGCCTACCCCGATGTGGCGCTCGTCCCGGTCTGGCTGGAAAATCTGAACCGGATGCTGCCCAAGGGCGGGGGAGCGTGGCTGCCGGTGCCCCTGCTGTGCAGCCTGATCATGGGCGAGCCCCTGCACGCTGTGCAGGCGGACGAGGACCGCCGGGTTTTTCTCGCGCGGGCGGAAGCGGCGCTGCTGGCCCTGGCCCCGCCCCATCCCGATGAGCGTTGA
- the nadA gene encoding quinolinate synthase NadA: MKTNDAMQLAAVQTPRCQAPPLPRLPERSAAESARLKAHVRDLLRRQNAVLVAHYYTEAALQDLAEESGGCVADSLEMARFGMEHPAGTLVVAGVRFMGETSKILNNEKRVLMPDLEATCSLDESCPGELFARFCDEHPEYTVVVYANTSAAVKARADWVVTSGIALPIVRHLAEKGEKILWAPDRHLGSYVQQETGADVLLWPGSCVVHESFQADALAEMKRRHPEAAVLVHPESPRDVAALADVVGSTTAMIKAVQQLPNQEFIVATERGIFNKMSQQAPEKILISAPTRGDEGIAQDDKTRCVWMAMNTLEKVAAVLENGANEIQVAPDMAARARVPIQRMLDFAAEMRKKTMARQR, from the coding sequence ATGAAAACAAATGATGCCATGCAGCTTGCGGCCGTGCAGACACCCCGGTGTCAGGCGCCCCCCCTGCCCCGGCTGCCGGAGCGCAGCGCCGCCGAAAGCGCCCGGCTGAAGGCGCATGTCAGGGATCTGCTGCGCCGGCAGAACGCGGTGTTGGTGGCCCACTACTACACCGAAGCCGCCCTGCAGGATCTGGCGGAAGAAAGCGGCGGCTGCGTGGCGGATTCGCTGGAAATGGCCCGTTTCGGCATGGAGCATCCGGCCGGCACCCTGGTGGTTGCCGGGGTACGCTTCATGGGCGAAACCTCCAAGATCCTGAACAACGAAAAACGGGTGTTAATGCCCGATCTGGAGGCCACCTGCTCACTCGACGAAAGCTGCCCCGGGGAACTTTTTGCCCGCTTCTGCGACGAACACCCGGAATACACGGTGGTGGTCTATGCCAATACCAGCGCGGCGGTCAAGGCGAGGGCCGACTGGGTGGTGACCTCCGGCATTGCCCTGCCCATTGTGCGGCATCTGGCCGAAAAGGGCGAGAAGATTCTCTGGGCGCCGGACCGCCATCTGGGCAGTTATGTCCAGCAGGAGACCGGCGCCGATGTCTTGCTCTGGCCCGGCTCCTGCGTGGTGCACGAAAGCTTTCAAGCCGATGCCCTGGCCGAGATGAAGCGGCGTCATCCGGAGGCGGCGGTTCTGGTGCATCCGGAATCACCCCGGGATGTGGCGGCGCTGGCGGATGTGGTCGGGTCCACCACCGCCATGATCAAGGCCGTGCAACAACTGCCGAACCAGGAGTTTATCGTGGCCACGGAGCGTGGCATCTTCAACAAAATGAGCCAGCAGGCGCCGGAGAAAATCCTGATTTCCGCACCCACCCGGGGGGATGAGGGCATTGCCCAAGACGACAAGACCCGTTGCGTATGGATGGCCATGAATACCCTGGAAAAGGTGGCGGCTGTGCTGGAAAACGGAGCGAATGAAATTCAGGTGGCGCCGGATATGGCGGCCCGGGCCCGGGTGCCCATCCAGCGGATGCTGGATTTTGCCGCGGAAATGCGGAAGAAAACGATGGCCAGGCAGCGCTGA
- a CDS encoding sodium-dependent transporter: protein MATKSGGRFTGQLGFVLAAAGSAVGLGNIWRFPYLAAKDGGGLFLVIYLFLLVTFGFTMLAAELSIGRKTRQSPVKAYAIVRPGWGFLGVLTFLVPAIIMTYYSVIGGWILKYITVYLSGAGQAAADSKFFGAFITADSAPLIFNLIFLGLTALIVYKGVEKGIEKSSVFIMPVLLLVVVGISLFSLTLSHTDAGGVTRTGLQGLKVYLIPNLQGLTFSSFLQILLDAMMQLFFSMSIAMGIMITYGSYVRGQVNMNHSIAQIGLFDTGVSVLAGLMIIPAIFVYAGMEGMASGPGLMFVSLPKVFNAMGSIGVFIGLIFFLMAAFAALTSCVSVLETLTATCMEILGSSRKKTTLILTALYAVASTVICMGYNRFYVELPLPNGSKAQLLDLMDYISTGVLMPLVALLSAVLIGWLVKPRWVIEEMERNGERFGQKKIFAFMIRYLCPPIMVVLFVKATGLL from the coding sequence ATGGCAACCAAAAGCGGGGGTCGCTTCACCGGCCAACTGGGCTTTGTGCTGGCCGCAGCGGGCAGCGCCGTCGGACTGGGCAATATCTGGCGTTTTCCATATCTTGCGGCCAAGGACGGGGGCGGGCTCTTTCTGGTCATTTACCTGTTCCTGCTGGTGACCTTCGGCTTCACGATGCTGGCTGCCGAACTGAGCATTGGCCGCAAAACCAGGCAAAGTCCGGTCAAGGCCTACGCCATAGTGCGGCCCGGCTGGGGTTTTCTGGGCGTTTTGACCTTTCTCGTGCCTGCCATCATCATGACCTACTATTCGGTCATTGGCGGCTGGATTCTGAAATACATCACGGTTTACCTGAGCGGCGCCGGGCAGGCCGCGGCGGATTCCAAGTTTTTCGGCGCCTTTATCACCGCCGACAGCGCCCCCCTGATTTTCAACCTGATCTTTCTGGGCCTGACCGCCCTGATTGTGTACAAGGGCGTGGAAAAGGGCATCGAGAAGTCTTCGGTCTTCATCATGCCGGTTTTGCTCCTGGTGGTGGTAGGCATTTCACTCTTCTCGCTGACCCTCAGCCATACCGATGCCGGCGGCGTCACCCGCACCGGCCTGCAGGGGCTGAAAGTCTACCTGATTCCCAACCTCCAGGGCCTCACCTTCAGCTCCTTCCTGCAAATTCTTCTGGACGCCATGATGCAGCTCTTCTTCTCCATGAGCATCGCCATGGGTATCATGATTACCTACGGTTCCTACGTCAGGGGCCAGGTGAACATGAATCACTCCATTGCCCAGATCGGCCTTTTCGACACCGGCGTGTCGGTGCTGGCCGGGCTCATGATCATTCCGGCCATCTTTGTGTATGCGGGCATGGAAGGCATGGCCTCCGGCCCGGGCCTGATGTTCGTTTCTCTGCCCAAGGTGTTCAATGCCATGGGCAGTATCGGCGTCTTCATCGGCCTGATCTTTTTCCTCATGGCCGCCTTTGCCGCGCTGACCTCCTGCGTGTCCGTGCTGGAGACCCTGACCGCCACCTGCATGGAGATCCTGGGCTCGTCCCGGAAGAAAACGACCCTGATTCTCACGGCCCTGTACGCGGTGGCCTCCACCGTCATCTGTATGGGCTACAACCGTTTTTACGTGGAACTGCCGCTGCCGAACGGGTCCAAGGCGCAGTTGCTCGATCTGATGGACTATATCAGCACCGGCGTGCTCATGCCCCTGGTGGCGCTGCTCTCGGCCGTGCTGATTGGCTGGCTGGTGAAACCCCGGTGGGTGATTGAAGAAATGGAGCGCAACGGCGAGCGCTTCGGACAGAAAAAGATCTTCGCCTTCATGATTCGCTACCTGTGTCCGCCGATCATGGTGGTGCTGTTCGTGAAGGCAACCGGTCTGCTGTGA
- a CDS encoding phosphatidate cytidylyltransferase has protein sequence MWYVILGAFAYLVVSTLTGWFLQWRCLQRAGSSAGAALPDWLDNLLARNRAWWAMQIVFVAAVALGKWGITLLFIFVSFNALREFATLVPSRRADYRALLWTFFIFLPLQYWLILCDWYGLYTILIPVYAFLVLPCPTAFCGDTTHFLDRVARVQWGLMLCVYCLSHIPALFMLRLADPAMNMQLVVFLVVVVEGSDVLQYLCGKLCGRHRLAPSVSPSKIVEGLVGGIGLATLLGGALSFLGPFDFWQGLAISLVITCMGFCGGFVLSAIKRDHKVKDWGTMIQGHGGMLDRVDSLAFAAPVFFHIIRYFWA, from the coding sequence ATGTGGTACGTTATTCTGGGTGCCTTCGCCTATCTTGTTGTGAGCACACTGACCGGCTGGTTTTTGCAATGGCGTTGCCTGCAGCGCGCCGGGTCATCGGCAGGGGCGGCCCTGCCGGACTGGCTGGATAATTTGCTGGCGCGCAACCGTGCCTGGTGGGCCATGCAGATCGTCTTCGTCGCAGCCGTGGCCCTGGGCAAATGGGGGATAACCCTGCTGTTCATCTTTGTTTCCTTCAATGCGCTCCGGGAATTCGCGACGCTCGTGCCCTCCCGGCGGGCCGATTACCGGGCGCTCCTGTGGACTTTTTTCATCTTTCTGCCGCTTCAGTACTGGCTGATTCTCTGCGACTGGTACGGGCTCTACACCATCCTGATTCCGGTCTATGCCTTTCTGGTGCTGCCCTGTCCAACGGCCTTTTGCGGTGACACGACCCATTTTCTGGATCGGGTGGCGCGCGTGCAGTGGGGGCTGATGCTCTGCGTGTACTGCCTGTCCCACATTCCGGCGCTGTTTATGCTGCGGCTGGCTGACCCGGCCATGAACATGCAGCTCGTGGTTTTTCTGGTCGTGGTGGTGGAGGGGAGCGACGTGCTGCAATACCTCTGCGGCAAGTTGTGCGGCCGGCACCGGCTCGCCCCCAGTGTTTCGCCCTCCAAAATCGTGGAAGGGCTGGTCGGCGGCATTGGTCTGGCCACACTGTTGGGCGGCGCTTTGTCTTTTTTGGGGCCTTTCGACTTCTGGCAGGGTCTGGCCATCTCCCTGGTCATCACCTGCATGGGCTTTTGCGGCGGCTTTGTGCTTTCGGCCATCAAGCGTGATCACAAGGTCAAAGACTGGGGCACGATGATTCAGGGCCACGGCGGCATGCTGGACCGGGTGGATTCCCTGGCCTTTGCCGCACCGGTCTTTTTCCATATCATTCGCTATTTCTGGGCCTGA